The Lytechinus pictus isolate F3 Inbred chromosome 15, Lp3.0, whole genome shotgun sequence genome contains a region encoding:
- the LOC129278080 gene encoding tetratricopeptide repeat protein 28-like, which produces MASDLPSRQCISVASIAEFSEPISETDEIESVRKLQKLGDKAFKKKDYAAAAACYKEALEIDEENVQLLSKRAVSNIELKDYQDARIDADILVKLNPHVPQGHYLLAVCLDNLEEYGAAITAFLRALRYDQNHQTQLVDNVAVVAANLCHFPEDVLQKLDDCSPIEKLMIVAECMYESKQYDVCIHVQQTIQDMKQTDKETKLKSQYLLAMCYQKLEELDRALDQFHTLLSQALSHKNDIYEASAYHNLAQLNLKVGQIHHGIVFYEKLLSICEDLRQRSDGADATTSKGEMDYLVGDRLQKHVHEILTSAYRAASDLSQALFHADQYLSKTVQEDVSKDKEVVGKAYLLVGFLREGLGDYATALKHYQEYLAVSKTKNDKSGIARAYGCLGRVYHRLCNFSLAQSFYEQQHAIAEKFKYLQMVASALKNLAKLFTERENHDEAIKCLEKYLRVSRKLDEFYTECEAFIDIGDFYQHQDRVMQSEYYYEQAFNLAERTKLTAHLHKAASKLAQVLVQSDDEKKIEKARFLCEESMKYCQRVQMVHEEDGTVVPEEIQQCLLRSSSMLKISLCQLQRNLEALEIAEEQNSSSFQEILAKQTRDDTIDQSSSMTFQDICKLVNSQSSTVVYYDVTDLGVLTWVLKPNKGCVHFVKEVPEGRQRSSEYLKDLVSSIHSSEGGLESMYDCEYRALPMLDSETFKMQLYFKSMSRNYTPISFTSRAYSAPGTPIGKTTQNPLRTLHRFLWEPIAEHVTEGEVIIVPNDALTQLSFDSLTDNEGHQLGDTLNMTSIPSLMVLKHLINNQENINNLYLADSHATDDQASQVTGDEGSKLNPASPIYLDHMNRVVVPQSTLPHQPIMDTVKVAPEMAATRMYNPSHVAFDRTFHGTVGDGRDPVLAQEERRVREGCARGSTLISKTWSGGEVPSVRDGRVGTYRQREGVAGIVAMGNPTLPEKMRLHGKIWKPNSDLEIAQMETHKIADYLHTEPYLGSKVTKEAILSALPTATLIHLALYGSWEDGVLACAPNPTTQPMGDGVYPEGAYQIGVQDILGMKLCSQLVVLSCCYGNRHRTVHLDLPLAFIAAGAQCVLVMLWAVNDLVRNKFWHHFYLSLQEGTMVSQAVQAAKQAIRQDNRFQDARNWGAFHVIGFDQYINLMTIKHAMVDHQLNQTQKHVLNNMKEDALNLREDNPEDKTDSALITKLCSHMASALTHHVHFPTVLSCILSLLQQTKKLLSCPEGEPFPSWILPVEVFTSPAAVPLLNLMGFHFQPRGQTSYEPFVVFPTRDLDGLLHPALQAFEALIAISKNTEVSHCLAKVLTEHEKLSSGLIDILSITKHMPEIQLRCNDSGIHSMWVDNTAREILQAMGFRQVGKLILFEGSKSNKNQLYAVLQVLCAVCGEKGKNMLERLDMRYLGLAPSRLAAKSPRQSPSKSARLKSSSTVRLTTPPKTISRLRTLNPVVLPGNKMDFSTPWWSEEARQTEVTEKMKLAKDLSAVHIGYSQRMQKNSRWHLEAIAPQAREERDKVGLAPSKPRKVKMKPGASPSIPRVPIDYVEPLTAEAIEQRRDYAHFLSRVRSLDLEKRHQGSVQGLFLPYVNNTKAEAK; this is translated from the exons ATGGCTTCAGATCTACCTAGTCGACAGTGTATAAGTGTCGCAAGCATTGCTGAATTCAGTGAACCCATTAGTGAAACAGATGAGATTGAAAGT GTTCGCAAACTTCAGAAGCTTGGAGACAAAGCCTTTAAGAAGAAGGACTATGCCGCGGCAGCTGCCTGCTACAAAGAAGCTCTTGAGATCGATGAAGAGAATGTCCAACTCTTGTCAAAGAGGGCAGTCTCCAACATTGAACTCAAGGATTACCAAGATGCAAGGATTGATGCTGATATCCTTGTTAAACTCAATCCTCATGTTCCTCAG GGTCATTATCTGCTAGCAGTGTGTCTTGATAATCTAGAGGAGTATGGAGCAGCTATTACTGCTTTCCTAAGAGCATTACGCTATGATCAAAACCACCAAACACAACTGGTTGACAatgttgctgttgttgctgcTAATCTGTGTCACTTTCCTGAGGATGTTCTTCAAAAGTTAGACG ATTGCAGCCCTATTGAGAAACTGATGATTGTAGCTGAGTGTATGTATGAATCAAAGCAATACGATGTCTGCATCCATGTTCAGCAGACTATCCAAGATATGAAACAAACAGACAAAGAGACCAAACTCAAGTCTCAATATCTTCTTGCCATGTGCTATCAGAAACTTGAGGAATTAGACCGTGCTCTGGACCAGTTCCACACCCTCCTATCCCAGGCTCTGAGTCACAAGAATGATATCTATGAGGCTTCGGCTTATCACAACCTAGCTCAGTTGAATCTTAAGGTTGGTCAGATCCACCATGGTATTGTCTTCTACGAGAAACTTCTTTCCATCTGCGAAGACTTGAGACAGAGAAGCGACGGAGCTGATGCCACAACTAGCAAGGGTGAGATGGATTATCTTGTAGGGGATAGACTACAAAAGCATGTGCATGAAATTCTAACCAGTGCTTACAGAGCTGCATCGGACCTTTCCCAAGCATTGTTCCATGCTGACCAGTACCTCTCTAAGACAGTCCAAGAAGATGTCAGCAAGGACAAGGAGGTTGTAGGAAAGGCATATCTGTTGGTTGGATTCCTTAGGGAAGGTTTAGGAGACTATGCAACGGCTCTCAAGCACTACCAGGAATACCTTGCTGTGAGTAAAACAAAGAATGATAAATCTGGGATTGCTCGAGCCTATGGCTGTCTTGGTCGAGTGTACCACCGACTTTGTAATTTTTCACTAGCGCAGTCTTTCTATGAACAACAGCATGCTATTGCAGAGAAGTTCAAGTACTTGCAAATGGTTGCTTCTGCTCTGAAAAATCTTGCCAAGCTATTTACTGAAAGAGAGAATCACGATGAGGCGATCAAATGCTTGGAAAAGTATCTTCGAGTAAGTAGGAAGCTAGATGAGTTCTACACTGAATGTGAGGCTTTCATTGACATAGGAGATTTCTATCAACATCAAGATAGAGTCATGCAATCAGAGTATTACTATGAACAGGCATTTAATCTTGCAGAAAGGACTAAACTAACAGCACACCTTCATAAAGCAGCCTCTAAACTAGCCCAAGTTCTTGTTCAGTCAGACGatgagaagaaaattgaaaaggcACGGTTCCTGTGTGAGGAGAGTATGAAATATTGTCAAAGAGTTCAAATGGTTCACGAGGAAGATGGCACAGTAGTTCCTGAAGAGATTCAACAATGCCTCTTACGAAGCTCTTCTATGTTGAAAATCAGCCTTTGCCAGCTTCAGAGGAACTTGGAAGCTCTAGAGATTGCTGAAGAACAAAATAGTTCTAGCTTCCAGGAGATACTTGCTAAACAGACGAGAGATGATACCATTGATCAGAGCAGTAGTATGACATTCCAGGACATTTGTAAGCTGGTCAATTCTCAGTCAAGTACTGTTGTATACTATGATGTTACTGATCTTGGTGTTCTCACATGGGTGCTTAAACCTAACAAGGGCTGTGTCCACTTTGTGAAAGAAGTTCCAGAAGGAAGGCAAAGATCTTCAGAGTATCTCAAGGACCTGGTTTCCTCTATTCACTCCAGCGAGGGCGGGCTTGAGAGTATGTATGACTGTGAATACAGAGCACTACCCATGCTGGATTCGGAGACTTTCAAAATGCAACTCTACTTCAAGTCAATGTCAAGGAATTACACACCTATAAGCTTCACTTCCAGAGCTTACAGTGCCCCAGGAACTCCCATTGGAAAGACCACACAGAATCCACTGAGGACGCTGCACCGCTTCCTTTGGGAGCCCATTGCTGAACATGTCACAGAAGGGGAGGTCATCATAGTTCCTAATGATGCATTGACACAGCTTTCATTTGATTCACTGACTGATAATGAAGGTCACCAGCTAGGGGATACATTGAATATGACATCTATACCATCTCTAATGGTTCTAAAGCATCTTATCAACAACCAAGAGAACATCAATAATCTATATCTGGCAGACTCTCATGCGACAGATGATCAAGCATCTCAAGTCACAG GTGATGAAGGCTCCAAGTTGAACCCAGCCTCTCCAATCTACCTTGATCACATGAATCGTGTAGTTGTTCCTCAGTCTACTCTACCTCACCAACCCATCATGGATACTGTCAAAGTAGCACCTGAGATGGCTGCCACCAGGATGTACAACCCAAGCCATGTGGCCTTTGATAGGACTTTCCATGGCACGGTGGGAGATGGCAGGGACCCTGTCCTAGCGCAGGAGGAGAGGAGAGTGAGGGAGGGGTGTGCAAGAGGGAGTACCCTTATTAGCAAGACCTGGAGCGGGGGAGAGGTACCTTCCGTCAGGGACGGGAGGGTGGGGACGTACCGACAGAGGGAAGGGGTAGCTGGTATCGTTGCAATGGGCAACCCGACATTGCCTGAGAAGATGAGACTACATGGCAAG ATCTGGAAACCTAACTCTGATCTGGAAATTGCCCAGATGGAAACCCACAAGATTGCTGATTACCTTCACACTGAACCATACCTCGGGTCAAAGGTCACCAAGGAAGCTATCTTGTCAGCATTGCCAACGGCAACCCTCATCCATTTAGCTCTGTATGGATCATGGGAGGATGGGGTGCTAGCATGCGCCCCTAACCCTACCACCCAACCGATGGGGGATGGGGTGTATCCTGAAGGGGCGTATCAGATCGGGGTACAAGACATCCTTGGTATGAAGCTATGCAGTCAGCTTGTGGTGCTCAgctgttgctatggcaacaggcatcGGACCGTTCATCTTGATCTACCCCTTGCATTCATTGCCGCAG GTGCTCAATGTGTTTTGGTAATGTTATGGGCGGTCAATGATCTAGTGAGGAATAAGTTCTGGCATCATTTCTACCTATCTCTTCAAGAAGGTACCATGGTATCACAAGCTGTACAAGCAGCTAAACAGGCAATCAGACAAGATAATAG GTTCCAAGATGCACGTAATTGGGGTGCCTTCCATGTGATTGGGTTTGATCAGTATATCAATCTTATGACCATCAAACATGCTATGGTTGATCACCAGCTGAATCAAACACAGAAACATGTTCTTAATAACATGAAAGAAGATGCTCTTAATCTAAGGGAAGACAAtcctgaag ataagaCTGACTCAGCATTGATAACAAAGCTTTGTTCACATATGGCCTCAGCTCTCACACATCATGTTCATTTTCCTACTGTATTGAGCTGCATCCTAAGCCTG CTACAACAAACTAAGAAGCTTCTATCATGCCCTGAGGGTGAACCTTTCCCATCTTGGATCCTACCGGTTGAAGTCTTTACCTCTCCTGCAGCTGTTCCTCTTCTTAACCTCATGGGATTCCATTTCCAGCCTCGTGGCCAGACAAGCTATGAACCATTCGTGGTGTTCCCAACACGAGATCTGGATGGCCTTCTTCACCCTGCACTCCAGGCTTTTGAAGCTTTGATCG CTATCTCAAAGAACACAGAAGTGAGTCATTGTTTGGCTAAGGTCCTGACTGAACATGAAAAGCTCTCATCAGGTCTTATTGACATT CTGTCAATCACTAAACACATGCCCGAGATTCAACTACGATGTAATGATTCTGGTATCCATAGTATGTGGGTTGATAATACAGCTAGAGAGATACTACAAGCCATGGGATTTAGACAGGTTGGCAAGCTGATACTCTTTGAAGGAAGCAAATCAAACAA AAACCAGCTGTATGCAGTGCTTCAAGTCCTTTGTGCTGTGTGTGGTGAGAAAGGCAAGAACATGTTAGAGAGACTTGATATGCGATACCTTGGTTTAGCACCCAGTCGTCTGGCAGCCAAGTCCCCTCGTCAATCTCCTTCTAAGTCAGCTCGTCTGAAGTCCAGTAGCACGGTCAGATTGACCACTCCACCCAAGACCATCAGTCGTCTCCGAACCTTGAATCCTGTCGTCTTACCAGGAAACAAG ATGGATTTCTCAACACCGTGGTGGAGTGAGGAAGCAAGACAAACAGAGGTTACAGAGAAAATGAAACTAGCCAAGGA TCTGAGTGCTGTTCACATTGGTTACTCTCAGAGAATGCAGAAGAACAGTAGATGGCATCTAGAAGCCATAGCACCTCAAGCAAGGGAAGAGAGAGACAAGGTTGGTCTTGCTCCTTCCAAACCCAGAAAGGTCAAGATGAAACCTGGTGCCTCACCGTCCATCCCCAGGGTACCCATAGACTACGTTGAACCACTAACTGCAGAAGCTATAGAACAGCGTAGAGACTATGCTCATTTCCTTTCAAGGGTACGATCGCTGGATTTAGAGAAACGGCATCAGGGCTCGGTGCAGGGACTTTTCCTTCCATATGTGAACAACACAAAGGCTGAAGCAAAGTGA
- the LOC129278081 gene encoding small ribosomal subunit protein uS2m-like produces MAAHMMMNKISILKALVRQQKPLDQSWYAIRGALMCSHAQPETLPSENSLEGESTSKCALEESLNHEDFFDVSKLFTRTELFESRVHLGHKEGLLDPRMKKYLIGTRREQCIMDLDQTVPLLKSALNFTAHIAYRNGIILFVNRVPQFAHAVEEMARACGEYAHTRHWQKGCFTNAQIQMGPGTRLPDLIIFLNTLNDVFSQHQAVTDAAKMNIPTVAVVDSNCNPNLITYPVPGNDDTPVAVELYMRLFKEAVLLGKQKRKELDETPV; encoded by the exons ATGGCAGCGCACATGATGATgaacaaaatttcaattttgaaag CTTTGGTTCGTCAGCAGAAGCCATTAGATCAGTCATGGTATGCTATACGAGGAGCACTGATGTGTTCACATGCCCAACCTGAAACATTGCCTTCGGAGAACTCATTGGAag GAGAATCAACAAGCAAATGTGCCTTGGAGGAGTCCTTGAACCATGAGGATTTCTTTGATGTCAGTAAACTCTTCACTAGAACAGAACTCTTTGAATCGCGAGTTCATCTGGGTCATAAAGAGGGTCTCTTAGACCCACGGATGAAGAAATACTTGATCGGAACACGACGTGAGCAATGCATTATGGATCTTGACCAGACAGTACCCTTGCTAAAGAGCGCCCTTAATTTCACCGCGCACATCGCCTATCGCAACGGCATCATCCTGTTTGTGAACCGAGTGCCCCAGTTTGCTCATGCAGTAGAGGAAATGGCACGGGCTTGTGGTGAGTACGCCCACACTCGTCATTGGCAGAAGGGTTGTTTCACCAATGCTCAGATTCAGATGGGACCCGGTACTCGTCTCCCTGACCTCATCATCTTCCTCAACACACTTAACGATGTCTTCAGTCAGCACCAAGCCGTCACCGACGCAGCTAAAATGAACATCCCAACCGTCGCGGTTGTGGACTCTAATTGTAATCCAAACCTCATCACTTATCCTGTCCCAGGAAACGATGACACCCCTGTAGCGGTAGAACTCTACATGAGATTATTCAAAGAAGCTGTATTACTTGGCAAACAGAAGAGAAAAGAGCTTGATGAAACTCCTGTATGA
- the LOC129277574 gene encoding nucleoside hydrolase-like, translating into MYKLGSFIPAAKVCHQLRRGIFYFQNILEKTECQTGTNFVGADTIVWGFKSTINQRRLSTSTNMAQKVTMILDCDVGVDDATALMMALGQPNVDLMAITCVSGNVGVNKVASNALRVLQECNRLDIPVYVGATTSIIGTARDAVCAHGDDGLGNIPKPKAPPSSDLLQSEHAIQALIRMVNEHPHKITLVAIGPLTNVALALRLDPLFTSKLKDLIIMGGNIKGRGTGFWTAEYNFGFDPEAAHIVLEETKCPTLLVPLETCIDHGLSLDWFDKLASKDSPRAQFMHAMNKRSTTRCREVQKLPTYMSADGSAMVVAIDRDSIEESVHSVCKVELQGMLTRGQVVTHKLNTPWIPELKGVEIEVVTKFDMKLFYKMLNDAVV; encoded by the exons ATGTACAAATTGGGGAGCTTCATTCCAGCAGCAAAAGTTTGTCATCAGCTAAGAAGGGgtattttctattttcaaaatatattggaGAAGACGGAGTGTCAAACTGGTACAAACTTTGTTGGAGCAGATACAATTGTTTGGGGGTTTAAGAG cACCATCAATCAAAGGAGACTTTCAACCTCAACCAATATGGCTCAGAAGGTAACAATGATATTGGACTGTGACGTTGGAGTTGATGATGCTACAGCCCTGATGATGGCTTTAGGTCAACCTAACGTTGATTTAATGGCTATCACCTGTGTCAGTGGGAATGTAGGAGTTAACAAGGTGGCCAGCAATGCTCTTCGAGTTTTACAGGAGTGTAACAGATTGGAT ATCCCTGTCTACGTTGGTGCGACAACAAGCATTATAGGAACCGCCAGAGATGCTGTGTGTGCACATGGAGATGATGGTCTTGGAAATATCCCCAAACCAAAGGCCCCGCCCAGTTCAGATCTGCTCCAATCAGAACATGCCATTCAGGCCTTGATACGCATGGTCAACGAGCACCCTCATAAAATAACCCTAGTGGCCATTGGTCCATTGACGAATGTTGCATTAGCTTTAAGGCTTGATCCATTGTTTACTAGTAAATTGAAAGATCTCATCATCATGGGAGGAAACATCAAAG GAAGGGGCACAGGATTCTGGACTGCCGAGTACAATTTTGGATTTGACCCTGAGGCTGCTCATATCGTCTTAGAAGAAACCAAATGTCCAACACTCCTTGTTCCTTTAGAGACATGCATTGACCATGGTTTATCATTG GATTGGTTTGACAAGCTTGCCTCAAAGGATTCGCCCAGGGCGCAATTCATGCACGCCATGAACAAACGATCTACCACTCGCTGTAGGGAAGTACAGAAGCTACCCACGTATATGAGTGCTGATGGAAGCGCCATGGTGGTTGCGATCGACAGAGACTCAATAGAGGAATCTGTTCATTCTGTTTGTAAGGTAGAGTTACAAGGTATGTTAACAAGAGGACAGGTAGTGACTCATAAACTCAATACACCATGGATACCTGAGCTGAAGGGGGTGGAGATTGAAGTCGTGACCAAATTTGACATGAAACTCTTCTATAAGATGTTGAATGATGCCGTTGTTTAG